The nucleotide sequence ACGTTCTTGATCGCGGTGAGGGTATCCTCCCCCAGTTCGACCACGCGGTCGATCATGACAAACGGGTAACGGTGCGGCACCGTGTCGAGGATGCGGCGGATGTCGAGCGACGACTCGGTGGCGATCTCGGCGCGGGGGGTGGCAGGCTTGGCAGGTTTCTTGCCCCCCTTCTTCCACGCCTCGTATTTCTCGAACAGCGCCTTGGTCAGCTCGGCGTTGGCCGCGTGGCCGGGCCGCGTGGCGACGATGTGCGCCTTCAGCGGGATGCCGAGCAGCACGATGTCGCCGATGATATCGAGGATCTTGTGGCGCACGAACTCATCGGCGAAGCGCAGCGGCTCCTTGGAGATGATCTTGTCGCCCTTGATGACCACGGCGCAGTCGAGGCTGCCGCCCTTGATCTTGCCCAGCTTGATGAGTTCCTCGATGTCCTCGTAGATCGTGAAGGTGCGGGCGGCGGCGACCTGGGTGATGTAGCTGTCGGGATCGATGACCAGCGACAGGTGCTGGGTGTGGATTCCGCGGTCATCCGCGCTGGTGCAGGTGATCTTGAGGCCGTCGAAGGGCAGCGCGATGATCGAGGAGTTGCCGCGGGAGATCGAGACGGTCTCGGTCACGGCGAAGTACTCGCGATCGGCGTCCTGTTCGACCGGCTCACCCTGCTGGATCAACTTCACGAACTCGCGGGCGGAACCGTCCAGGATCGGCGGCTCGCTGGCATCGATCTCGATCAGGAGGTTGTCGATGCCGCAGCCACTCAGGGCGCTGAGCACGTGCTCGACGGTGTGGAGCTTGGCGTGGCCGACCTGAATGGTCGTGGCGCGCACCAGGTCGGTGACCTGGTCCACCCGCGGCTTGAGCTCGGGATGGCCGTGCAGGTCCATGCGTTTGAACACGATCCCGTGGTTGGCCGGGGCGGGCTTGAAAGTCATATGCACGGCGTCTCCGGTGTGCAGGGCATTGCCCTTGATGGAGACCTCGCGCAAAAGGGTGCGCTGCTTCATGGGTATGGCGCGCAGTGTCGGAAGCCCCTTGGAAATGACAAGCTTGGAGATGCAAATGACCGGCGGCGAACCCCCGGAAGTCGTTCGGGAGCACCTTAAGCAGCCAGCGCCGGGCGCGGGCGCCACCTTTGTCCGAGACCGCTGTTGACAGCCCCGAAAGCCGCTGGGTATTCCTGTACCCTTACTAAACCAGAACCCCCGAACCGAATCCGTCATGCCCGCAGCCAACGACCTCCGCAAAGGCCAAGTCATCAAGTTCAACGGTGAGCCCCACCTCATCATGGAGACCCAGCACCGGACCCCGGGCAATCTCCGGGCCTTCGTGCAGGTGAAAATGCGCAACCTGCGCTACGGCAAGTCGCTGGAACAGCGCTTCAATTCCCCCGATCCCGTCGAGGTCCTCCCGACCGACCGTCGCACCCTGGAGTTCAGCTACGCCGACCGCGACAGCTTCTCGTTCATGGATCCGGAAACCTTCGAGACCTTCGAGCTGAACGCCGCCATGATCGGCGACGCCAAGTATTACCTGGTGGCCAACGGCAAGGCCGAGGTGCTCTTCATCAACGAGGCCCCCGTCACCATCGACATCCCCTCCTCCGTGACCCTCAAGATCACCGAGAGCTCCGAGGGCATCAAGGGCGACACCGCCTCCAACGTCCAGAAGCCCGCCACGTGCGAGACCGGCCTGGTCGTCCAGGTCCCCCTCTTCATCAAGGCCGGCGAGATCATCAAGGTCAGCACCGCCGACGGTTCCTACCTCGGCCGCGCCTGAGGCGAGGTGGTAAACCCATCTCAAATTTAAAATTTGAGATCTGAAATTTCAAAACCCGCGGCCGACGCCGCGGGTTTTTTTACGCCCGGAAGGGGAACGCGGCCGCCGGACACACTGGTTTGCGCCGACTCGGCGTCTACTCCAGCGCCGCGACCGCGGTCTTGTACACCGCCGAGGCTTCCTCCGCGCTGCTGGCGGTGGTCTTGAGGTCACGCAGCAGGCCGTCCTGCAGGCCGTAGACCCAGCCGTGCACGGTGACTTCCTGCCCGCGCGCCCAGGCATCCTGGAGCACGGTGGTGGCGCAGACGTTGGCGACCTGCTCGATGACATTCAGCTCGCACAGGCGGGCGCTCCGGGCGGTGTCGTCGGGCAGGCGGCAAAGGCAGTCCTCGTGTTTGACCTTCACATCCTGCACGTGGCGGAGCCAGTTGTCGGCCAGGCCGACGCGCTGGCAGCGCATGACGGTGTTCACGCCGCCGCAGCCATAGTGGCCGACCACCATGATGTGCTTCACCTTGAGCATATCCACGGCGAACTGGATGACGGAAAGGGCGTTCAGGTCGGCGTGGACGACGACGTTGGCGATATTGCGGTGGACGAAGACCTCGCCGGGCAGGAGCCCGATGATCTCGTTGGCCGGCACCCGCGAATCCGAGCAACCGATCCAGAGGTATTCCGGGCTCTGCTGACGGGAGAGTTTGGAGAAAAATTCCGGGTCCCGCCGCTTGATCGACTCGGCCCATGCTTGGTTCTGTTCGAAGAGGTTGTTCAGACTTGGCATGCGGGCGCGATGCTTGGCATGCCCCGGGCCATGTCCATCTCGGAATACCCGCTGCTATCGCCCGGCAGGCAAAAGTTGACCCCGCCGGATCGGCCGCCGACCCTGAGCCCGACGCCAGCATGCGCACGCTCAAGCCTATCCTGACATTTCTGCGTCCGTTCGTCGATCGGATGCCCCTGCTTGCCAATGGTTATCGCCGTTGGCGGGATCGCCGCCTACTTCACCAGACCCCGGTGATGACCCCGTTCGGATTTCGCTTGGTGGGTCATGCCGAAATGCAAGCCGGCCGGTTTGAACCCGCCGAGACGGTGCTCATCCGCGAGTTGCTGGCTGCTACCGATATCCTCCTGAACGTCGGCGCAAACATCGGCTACTATTGCTGTCATGCCCGCCAGTTGGGCCGAACTGTGCTGGCCTTCGAGCCAATGCCTACCAACCTCGAGTACTTGCGTCGTAACTTGGCCGCCAATCGATGGTCGGAGGATGTTGAGATATTTCCACTGGCCGCGTCGAACCGCAGTGGCGAGATCGAGATCTTCGGGGGTGCAACCGGGGCCTCCCTCATCCAGGGATGGGCTGGAACACCTGCACACTACGTGACGCGGGTCCAATGCGCAACGCTCGATGACACCGTGGCTGACCGGCTGGCCGGCCGTCGTGTCCTGGTGGTCATGGATATCGAGGGAGCGGAACTTTGGGCCCTGCAGGGTGCCCGCCGGCTGCTCCGCAGCCGGCCTCAGCCGGTCTGGGTCGTGGAAATTTCCGTGGGCGAACACCAGCCAGCCGGGTGCATTGTCAACCCGCACCTGGCAGCCACTTTTGCGATCTTTTGGGACCTAGGGTATGAGGCTTGGACCGCGACCGCCACGCCCCGGCGCGTCACCCCCGCCGAGGTCGCAGCGATCGCTGGCGGCGGACCCGACACGCTCGGCACACACAATTTCCTGTTCCGCCCCTCACCCGTTGCCTGAACCCGTTCGCCTGCTCGGCTGGGCGATTGCCTCTCCTCTCCATGAAAATCCCATCCGTCGGCCTTTTGACCCTGCTCGGTCTCACCGCCACCGCCCTCCCCTGCCCCGCGTCCGCCGCGGATGTGGCGGCTGTCAGCCCCCGCATCAACCACATCGCCTGCTACGTGGCCGACCTGAAGATCAGCACTGATTTCTACGAGAAGGTCATCGGCTTGCCGACGATCCCCGAGCCCTTCAAGGACGGACGCCACACTTGGTTCCTCATCGGGCCGAAGACCCATCTCCACCTCATCTCCGGCGCCAAGGTCAGCCTGCCGAAGGACAAGAATACCCACCTGTGCTTCACGGTGCCTTCCGTCACCGACTTCATCGTCCGCCTGCAGCAGGCCGGCGTGCCCTACGAAAACTGGGCCGGCGAGAAAATGGCCGTGACCAACCGCGTGGACGGCGTGAAGCAGATCTATTTCCAAGACCCCGACGGCTACTGGCTCGAGATCAATGACGCCCGGGACTAAGCCCGCGCGCCGTGGCATTGCCCCTGCTCAGGCGGGGGCATGAAACTGCCCGCCCTCCTGCTGCTCCTCTCGCTTCCCGGTCTCCTGCTTGCCGCCCCCCCGCCCCCGGCGCGGGTCGCCGTCATCGGCGGCACCTACCTGAACGACATCATGCTGGATTCCGGCTGGCTGAAGCAGGAATTCACGATCGAGACCAAGGCCGGCCCCTCCCCCGTGATCCACTACGGCGAGGTGGACGGCGTCCCCTTCTACTTCATCGACGGCCACGGCCGCGGCAAGTGGGTGGCCACCTGGCTGGCGCTCCACGAGCTCGGCGTGAAGGAGGCCATCGGCGGCGCGACCGCCGGCGGCATCAACCTCGCCATGAAGACCCGGGACTTCGTCGTCCCGCACGACGTGATCGATTTCAACACCGACCGCCCGAAGATGATCCCGCCGGGTTCGCTGGGTGACGAGGGGTTTGTGCTCGCCCGCCTCACGCCCGCCGTCGACCCCCTGATCCACCGGATCCTCGTGGAGGAATCCCGCGCCGTGCTGCGCCCCGACCGGAGCTTCGATGACATTAATATCCACGAAAAGGGCGTCGTCGTGCAGGCCGCCGGCGGCCGCTTCGAGAGCGCGGCCGAGATCGCCTACTTCAAGCAGATCGGCGGCGACGTCGTGACGATGAACGTCGGCACCGAGATTTCCTACGCGCGCCAGGTTGGTATCAACTACGCCTGCCTGATCATCATTTCCAACCCCGCCGAGGGCATCGCCCCCTGGGGCTGGGATTCCCTGACCGGCGTGTACCAGAAGCTCAACCCCGCTGCGCTGCAGATCGTCCGCCGCAGCCTCCCCCGTCTGGCCGCGCTGCCCGCCACCGGCCGCGTGGGCGAGGGCCTGCGCGTGCATCCCGAGATGACGGCCAAGCCGCAGAAATAGCGCCGAGAGGGGGGGCCGGGACGCGAATCCGGCCGGGCCGGTGCAAACGATTCGCCAAGGCCGGGTTTCTGCCCAAACTTCGCGCCTACGCCATGCCCCTCGTCTGCCCCCATTGCCGCGGAGTCCTGAGCCCGGCTGATCGCACTTACCGCTGCCCACAGGGCCACAGCTTCGATCTCGCCAAGGAAGGCTATCTTTCGCTGCTGCATGGACGGCAGAAGGGCGCGGGCCGGGGCGACACGCGGGACATGATCCTGGCGCGCGATCGCGTGCACCGGGCGGGGGTTTTTGACCCGCTGGTGGCGGCCCTGGCCGCCCTTCCGCTCGCGGCACCCCGCGCCCGTTTGCTGGAGCTGGGCTGCGGCGAGGGATTTTTCCTTGGTCATGTCGGCCGGTCGCATCAGTACGCCACCTCCTACGGCTTGGACCTCTCGGTCGACGCGGTGAAGCTCGCCGCCCGGACCCTGAAAACCGCCCGGATCCTGCGCGCCGACCTGCTTCACCCCCTGCCCTTCGCCGACGGCAGCCTCGATCTGGTGCAGTCGATCTTCGCCCCGCGGCCCCTCACGGAAATCACCCGCGTCCTCCGCCCCGGTGGCCAGGCCCTGTTCGTTTATCCCCAGGCCCATCACTGGGGCGAGCTTCGCGCCTTTTTGCCGTTGGCCGGCATCGGTGACGACAAGCTTCCCGCCGCCGATCTCGGCGGCTTCGTCCGCGCGGCTTCGCTGGAGGTCCGCGAATCCCGCGAGCTTCCGCACGCCCTGCTGGTGGACCTCGTGGCCATGTCCCCGTCGATCCACCGCCTGACCCGCGACGGCACGGATTGGCCCGGCCTCCTGCCCGCCCGCCTGACCGCCACGCTCTCGGTGCACGTGGCGTTGTTCACGAAGCCTTAGGTTTTGCGGACGCTCCGCCTCCGTCACCCTTGTCCTTCCGCGTCCCACGCCTAGCCCCTGAGGCCATGAACGGAACTTCCTCGCGGGCATTCGCCGCGGTGATCGTGCTCGCCGTCCTGCTCGCCTGGTCGGGCGCGGGCCGCGGCCCGTTCGTCTTCGACGACCATGAGGCGATCGTCAACAACCCCACGATCCGGGATTGGGGGTCGCTGCATTGGCTGTTCCCGCCGGCCACGGCCGGCGAGACGGTGAGCGGTCGTCCCGTCCTGAATTTCACCTTCGCGCTGAATCACGCCCTCGGCGGACTCGATCCCCGCAGCTATCACCTCGTCAACCTCGGCATCCACGCGCTGGCGGCCTTGCTGGTTTTCGGCGTGGTGCGGCGCACCTTTCTCCGCCACCCGCCCGCGGGAGACATTACCTCAGCGGATACGCTGGCCGCCGCCGCAGCCCTCCTGTGGGCGGTGCACCCGTTGCAGACCGCCGCCGTGACCTATGTCGCCCAGCGCGCGGAATCCCTCGCCGGCCTCTGGTTCCTGGCCTCGCTCTATGGGTTCATCCGCGCCGGCGAACCCGGTGCGTCCCGCGCCCGCTGGGGCACCGTGAGCGTGCTAGCCTGCCTGCTGGGTGTCGGCACCAAGGAAACCATCGTAGTCCTGCCTTTCGTCGCCGCGATCTGGGACCGCGCTTTCGCCGCCGGCTCTTGGCGGGAGGTTTGGAATCGGAACGGCCAGCTCCTCCTGCTGCTGGCCACGTGCTGGCTGCCCCTCGCGGGCCTCGTCCTCGCCCACGACGGTCGCGGTGCCTCCGCTGGCTGGGCGACGACCGTGACCCCTTGGTCCTACCTGATCACTCAGGCGGCCGCGATCCCACACTACCTTCGCCTGATGGTCTGGCCGACGGCCCTCGTTTTCGACTACGGC is from Lacunisphaera limnophila and encodes:
- a CDS encoding VOC family protein: MKIPSVGLLTLLGLTATALPCPASAADVAAVSPRINHIACYVADLKISTDFYEKVIGLPTIPEPFKDGRHTWFLIGPKTHLHLISGAKVSLPKDKNTHLCFTVPSVTDFIVRLQQAGVPYENWAGEKMAVTNRVDGVKQIYFQDPDGYWLEINDARD
- a CDS encoding methyltransferase domain-containing protein encodes the protein MPLVCPHCRGVLSPADRTYRCPQGHSFDLAKEGYLSLLHGRQKGAGRGDTRDMILARDRVHRAGVFDPLVAALAALPLAAPRARLLELGCGEGFFLGHVGRSHQYATSYGLDLSVDAVKLAARTLKTARILRADLLHPLPFADGSLDLVQSIFAPRPLTEITRVLRPGGQALFVYPQAHHWGELRAFLPLAGIGDDKLPAADLGGFVRAASLEVRESRELPHALLVDLVAMSPSIHRLTRDGTDWPGLLPARLTATLSVHVALFTKP
- the efp gene encoding elongation factor P; translated protein: MPAANDLRKGQVIKFNGEPHLIMETQHRTPGNLRAFVQVKMRNLRYGKSLEQRFNSPDPVEVLPTDRRTLEFSYADRDSFSFMDPETFETFELNAAMIGDAKYYLVANGKAEVLFINEAPVTIDIPSSVTLKITESSEGIKGDTASNVQKPATCETGLVVQVPLFIKAGEIIKVSTADGSYLGRA
- a CDS encoding bifunctional UDP-3-O-[3-hydroxymyristoyl] N-acetylglucosamine deacetylase/3-hydroxyacyl-ACP dehydratase, translated to MKQRTLLREVSIKGNALHTGDAVHMTFKPAPANHGIVFKRMDLHGHPELKPRVDQVTDLVRATTIQVGHAKLHTVEHVLSALSGCGIDNLLIEIDASEPPILDGSAREFVKLIQQGEPVEQDADREYFAVTETVSISRGNSSIIALPFDGLKITCTSADDRGIHTQHLSLVIDPDSYITQVAAARTFTIYEDIEELIKLGKIKGGSLDCAVVIKGDKIISKEPLRFADEFVRHKILDIIGDIVLLGIPLKAHIVATRPGHAANAELTKALFEKYEAWKKGGKKPAKPATPRAEIATESSLDIRRILDTVPHRYPFVMIDRVVELGEDTLTAIKNVTINEPFFQGHYPGNPVMPGVMQLEAMAQAAGILLLRRASIEGKTALFMSCDKVKWRKPVRPGDQLNIKVKLTRVRGTVACAEAECTVGGQAVSSADLMFAVVNNADVD
- the can gene encoding carbonate dehydratase is translated as MPSLNNLFEQNQAWAESIKRRDPEFFSKLSRQQSPEYLWIGCSDSRVPANEIIGLLPGEVFVHRNIANVVVHADLNALSVIQFAVDMLKVKHIMVVGHYGCGGVNTVMRCQRVGLADNWLRHVQDVKVKHEDCLCRLPDDTARSARLCELNVIEQVANVCATTVLQDAWARGQEVTVHGWVYGLQDGLLRDLKTTASSAEEASAVYKTAVAALE
- a CDS encoding FkbM family methyltransferase, translating into MRTLKPILTFLRPFVDRMPLLANGYRRWRDRRLLHQTPVMTPFGFRLVGHAEMQAGRFEPAETVLIRELLAATDILLNVGANIGYYCCHARQLGRTVLAFEPMPTNLEYLRRNLAANRWSEDVEIFPLAASNRSGEIEIFGGATGASLIQGWAGTPAHYVTRVQCATLDDTVADRLAGRRVLVVMDIEGAELWALQGARRLLRSRPQPVWVVEISVGEHQPAGCIVNPHLAATFAIFWDLGYEAWTATATPRRVTPAEVAAIAGGGPDTLGTHNFLFRPSPVA